From the Achromobacter xylosoxidans A8 genome, the window GGCAGGCTGAGCGTCAGATCGGGCTGCAACGCCACCAGCGACGGGCGTGCGCGCAGTGAACGGTACAGGCGCTTGCGGCCGTCGTCGCCCTGGATCAGCGCGGCCGAGCTGCTTTCGCTTCCGGTGCCCGAGGTCGTGGGCACGGCGATGAAGAGCGGATCAGTGCCTTCGACGGCGGAGTTCAGCCAGGCCTGTCCGCGCGGCGTCGCCAATTCGTCGGCTTCCAGTCCGCCAGCCAGACAGGCGTAAACCGCTTTGGCCACGTCGATGGCGCTGCCGCCGCCGACGGCCAGGATACTGGCGCAGTCCAGGTCGTGCGCCGTACCCAGCGCCGCCCGCACCTGCGCGATGGCGGGGTTAGGCACCACGCCGTCATAGACATGCCATTGCAGTCCCGGCACGGCCGCAAGCGCCGCCTCAACGGCAGGCCCCAGCGCCCCCCAGGTGCCGGCGTCGGTCACCACCAGCGGCAGGCGCAGGCGCGGGCCGGCAGCGGCGAGCGTTCTGGCCAGGGCGTCCGCGCCCCAGTGACAAACGCCCGGCCAAGCCATCACGCCCTGGGCCTGAAGCGCACAATCTTGCTGACCGCTCACATCGTCCTCCTGATCTTGCATAATTTGCTATGCGAATTTATAATTCATTTAGTGAATTGATAATAGAAAAGGAGCTTGTCCATGTCAAGAGCCTCATCCCGCACGCCCGCCAACGACGCAGTTGAAGACTCCGCCGAACCCGACCGCCAGTTCGTCACCGCGCTGGCCCGCGGGCTCGACATCCTGCGTTGCTTCAGCGCGGAACGGCGCATGTTGGGCACGACGGAACTGGCACATCTGACCGGCCTGGCCCAACCCACGGTCTGGCGGCTGTGCCATACCCTGCAAAAGACGGGATTCCTGACCGCCGTGCCGGGCAAGGACAAGCTGCAATTGGGCATCGCCGCCATCGCGCTGGGCGGCGCCGCGCTGGCGGGACAGGAAGCGCTGGACGTCATACGGCCGCTGCTGCAATCCCTGGCCGACCGCTACCAGGTGGCGGTGGCCCTGGGCCGGCGCGACGGCGACAGCATCGTCTACCTGCTGCGCTGCCAAGGGAACTCGCCGCTGCTGATGAACCTGCGCGTGGGTTCGCGCATTCCGCTGTTCCATAGCGCGATCGGCTGGGCCTACCTGGCCTGCTGCTCGCCCGAGGAACGCGAGACCCTGCTCCAGGAAGCCCGCGCATCCGGCAAGGCCGGCGACGCCGCGGAACAACAAGCCATCGCCGAAGCCATCGCCCTGTATGCGGAGCGCGGCTTCGTCTATCACGAGCGCCCCGCCTACCAGATCAATACGGTGGCCGCCGCCATCGAATTGCCCGCCGGCGAACGCTACGTGGTCAGCTGCGGCGGCCCTGCGGCGCTGCTGCCGCGATCGCTGATGCTCGACGAGGCGGGCCCCACGCTGCAGCGGCTGGCAGGCGAGTTGCAGCCCATCTTGCTGATGGGGAGGCACGTGTGAACCAGCCTCTCGCGCCGGCCGATGCCACTGAGGTTCCGCCACGCTGGCCCACCCGCATCACCGAACTGATGGGTATACGCTGGCCGCTGCTGCTGGGCGGCATGATGTGGCTGTCCGATGCGCGCCTGGTGGCCGCCATGGTGCGCGCCGGCGGCATGGGCTTCATCACCGCGCGCAGTTCGCGCACGGACGAGGATTTCAGGCAGGCGCTGCGCGACTGCGGCGAACTGACAGGCGGCCTGCCCTTCGGCGTCAACCTCACGCTGTCGCGCCGCGCGGCCCACAACGACGCCATGCTGACGCGGCTGCGCATCGCGCTGGAAGAAGGCGTGCGTCTCTTCGAGACGGCGGGGCTGCCGCCCACGCCGCTGCTGCCCACCCTGCGCGAGGCCGGCGCCATCGTCATCCATAAATGCGCGCACGTGCGCCACGCCGTCGCGGCGCAGAAGATGGGCGTGGACGCGGTCACCCTGGTCGGCATGGAAGAAGGCGGCCACCCAGGCAGCAATCAGCTGCCCACTTTCCTCAACGGCGCTTACGCCCTGGAACAGCTGCGCATTCCGCTGGCGCTGGGCGGCGGCATCGGCCACGGCCGGCAGATCGCCGCGGCGCTGGCGCTGGGCGCCGACGCGGTGGTGATGGGCAGCGTCTTCACGCCTGCGCTGGAAACCCCGGCGCACACCGCCTACAAGCAGCGGGTGGTCGACACCAGCGAACACGGCACCCGCGCCGTGCTCGGCAGCCTGGGCGACACCTGGCGCATCCTCGACAACGAAAACGCGCGCAAGGTCGCCGCCCTGGAGCAGGCCGGCGCGAACCGCTACGCGGACTTCGGCGAACTGATCAGCGGCGAGCGCACCCAGGCCCTTGCCTACCAGGCGGGCCAACACGAAGAAGGCATGCTGTCCATGGGACCGGCGGTGGGCTTTGCGCGAGCCATCGAGCCCGTGGAGAGCATCGTCCGGCGGCTGCAGCAGGAATGCGTGCAGGCCAGCGCGCGCTTCAGGCGGATGGTCGATTCCGCCTGAGTTCGATCCCGCGCCAGCGGAATGTTCCACAGCCCTGGATCCCTGCCCCGCCTTTGCGCGCGGCAGGGATTTTTCATGCGCATATGCGGCCGATTTGGCCGCAGGCCGCAAGCCCGTTATTGCGGCGTCCCGACAGCCGCAGTATCATCAATTCATTGAACGAATTATTAATTCGCTAAGTGAATTATAAAACGGACCACCCAAGAGTCCGCCAAGCGCATCACAAGCGCGCTCAACCCAGAAAAACAGGAGACAAGAATGAAGTTCAGCAAGTTGGTCGCGGCAGCCCTGCTGGCCGCCGGCTTCGCGACGGCGGCCACGGCCGGAGAATGGCCGGACAGGCCGATACGGGCAGTGATCGGGTTTGCGCCGGGAGGGCCTTCCGACATCGCGTTCAAGATGATGCAGGACGAATTGAGCAAGAAGCTCGGCCAGCCCGTCATCCCGGAGTACAAGCCGGGCGCCAACGGCAATCTCTCGCTGCTGGCCGCGGCCAGCGCCCCCGCCGACGGCTACACCATCCTGTGGACCAACGCGGCCACCATCGCCGTCAACCAGTACCTGTACAAAGATCTGAAGGTCGATCCGGCCAAGGCCTTCGCGCCCGTGGCGCAACTGACGGATTCGCCGCTGGTGGTGGTGGTGCCCAAGGATTCGCCCTACCAGACCATGGCGGACCTGATCGCCGCCATCAAGGCGGACAAGCAGGCCACGCTCACCTATGGATCGCCGGGTTACGGCAGTTCGGCGCACACCGCGGCCTCCTCGCTGGCGCTGGCGCTGAACACCAAACTCACGCACGTGCCGTACAAGGGCAGCGCCCCCGCACTGCAAGACCTGATCGCCGGACGGCTGACCTTCATGATCGACAGCCGCTCCAGTTCCCTCCCCTATATCAAGGACGGCATGCTGCGCCCGCTGGCCGTCAGCGGCGCCGCCCGCGTCAAGGATCTGCCGGACCTGCCCACCATCGCCGAGTCCGGCGTGCCGGGCTTCAAGGTCACCACCTGGCAGGCGGTAGTCGTCCCCGCTGGCACGCCCAAGCCCATCATCGACAAGCTGGCCCAGGCCCTGGAAGAAACTGCCGCCATGCCTATCGTGCAGGAACGGTTCGAGCGTATCGCCACGCCCTTGGTCAGCAGTTCGCCCGAGGCGTTCGCCAAGTTCTGGGCGGAGCACCGCGAGGTCACCCGCGATCTCGTGGAACGTGCCAACCTGAAGCTGGAGTAAACGCATGAGCAACATCGACCTGACGCCCGAACAGCAGGAACTCCAGCACAGCATCCGCCGCTTCATGCAGGCGGAAGTGGCGCCCATCGTGGCGCAGCACGAAAAGGCGCGGACCTTTCCGTTCGACCTCATGCCCAAGCTGGCGGAACTCGGCTACCTGGGCGGCAACCTGCCGGAAGACCAGGGCGGACACGGCATCGACATGCCCACCTGGGCCATGATGATGGAAGAGTTGGGCTACCACTGGCTGTCGCTGCGCACCATCGTCAACATCACCAACGGCTCCATCAAGCGTTTGGCCGCTCATGGCTCGCCGGCGCAGAAGGAGAAGTACCTCAAGCCGCTCATGGCCGGCCGCCTCAAGGCCTGCACCGGCCTGACGGAACCGAACACCGGCTCCAATATCGCCGGCATCCAGACGCGGGCCGAGCTGGTAGGCGACGAATGGGTCATCAACGGCCGCAAGCTGTGGATCACCAACGGCTGCGACGCCGACTTCGCCATGGTGGTCGCGCGCACATTCAGCCCCACCTGCGAAGGCAAACTGTCGACCTTCATCGTGGAACGAGCGCTTGCCAACTACGACGTGCGCAAGCTCGACACCATGGTGCTGCGCTGCACCGGCACGGCCGAACTCGGCTTCACCGACGTGCGCATCCCGAAGGAAAACCTGGTCGGCGTCGAAGGCGCGGCGCTCGCCGGCACCCTCAAAGGCCTGGACGCCGCGCGCCTGAACATCGCCATGGGCGCCGTCGGCGCCGCGCAGGCAGCCTTGGACATGTCCATCGACTACGCGAAACAGCGCGAACAGTTCGGCCGCCCCATCGGCAGCTTCCAGCTGGTGCAAAAGCACATCGTCGACATGACGGTCCGCGTCGAAGCGGCGCGCGCCCTGGGCATGCGCGCCGCCCACGCGCTGGAAGCCGGCAAGGACGTGCGCCAGGCCTGCTCCATCGCCAAGCTCTACGCCACCGAGGCCGCCCACGAAGTGGCCAACATGGCGCTGCAAGTGCACGGCGGGCTGGGATATTCGGAGGAGTACCCGATAGAGCGCATCTTCCGGGACACGCGCGGCGGCATGATTCCCGAAGGCACGACGGAGATCCAGACGCTGATCGCGGGGCGGGAGATCCTGGGGATGAACGCGATCAGCTAGGCAGCGGAAAAACCTAAACGCCGGCGTCGTGCTCCCAGGCACGCATCCGGGTGCGGCAATGCCGCAGCGCGCGCGTGAGATGCTTGTTCACCATGTCGGTGGATATGTCGAGCTTGCGGGCGATCTCGTCGTGAGACATGCCTTCGACCTGCCGCATCAGGAATGCGCGGCGGCACGCCGACGGCAGTTCATCCAGGGCCCGCTCCAGACGCGTCAATTGCTGACGGCGATATAGCTGCTCTTCCTGCAGCGGCGCCTCGCATCGCACGGCTTCCGCTTCGGCATCGAGCGACAGCGCCTGAATGCCGCGCCGGCTGCGGTACAGATCAGAGCAAAGATTGAGCGCAGCGCGAAACAGGAAGGCCCGCGGCTGGGCGATGACGCACTCAGCGTTGCGGTCCAGCACGCGCGCATAAGCCTCCTGGGCCACGTCGGCAGCGTCGTTCGCGTCGCCGAGCTTACGCCCTAGAAACCGCAGCAACTCTTTGTAGTACTGCTCCATTCGGACATTCCCCCGCGATGATTCCGAATAAGGCGCGACGGGTGAAATCCTGGATAATCCCACCTGATTCCATGCGTTCCACCCCTCGGCGCCGCAGCGCGACCGAAGTGTAACAAATCTCATTCATATTAACTGCCATGGCCGTCCCTCCCACGACTTTCTCCGGCAACCAGGATGATCTCCTGACCGAGCAGGCCGTCGAATGGTGCGTGCGCATACACGACGAATCCTGTTCCGAACAGGATCGCGCCGCTCTGCAGGCCTGGCTCGAGGCAGATCCGCGCCATGCCCGCGAGTACGAAGCGGTGCGTGATCTGTGGTCGCTGTCCCGGGAACTGCCGGCTACCCCCGCGACCGGAGCGGCTCCCGCCCGGGCATCGCGCACGCCGCGTCCCTACACCCGCTGGGCGCTCGGCGCCTGCGCGCTAACTCTGGGTTGTTGGGCCGCGGGTTGGTGGTTCGCCCTGCTCCCCAGTGCCTATCATCGGTATGCCAGCGGCACGCAGATGACCACCGTCACGTTGGGCGACGGCAGCGAGGTCGACATGAACATCGACACCTCCATGGTGTATCGCAACTACCGCGACACCCGGCGCGTACGCCTGAGCGACGGCGAGGCCTATTTCCGCGTGTCGCACGACGCTAACCAACCTTTCGTGGTGGAGGCGGGCCGCGGCACCATCACCGTTACCGGCACCGCATTCAATGTCTGGAAATCCGGCGATACCGTCGTCGTCACCCTGCTCGAAGGCAGCGTCGACTTGCGCACCGACACAGGCGGCAGGAAGGTAAGCATGCAAGCGCTGACGCAGGCGCGCTACACCGAACGCAACGAGCCGCAGACCCGTACCGTCAGCGGCTCGGCGTCGACCGCCTGGCGCAACGGCAAGCTGGTGCTCGACAACACCACGCTGCGGGACGCCATCATGCAGATCAACCGCTACCTGCCCGTCGAGGCGCGCTATACCTCGATCGACCCCGCCATCGCTGGCCTGCGCCTGGGAGGCACCTACGAAATACGCAATGTTGCCGAGCTGGCTCAGGCTCTGCCCAACATTCTTCCCGTCCGCTCCTTGCGGCGTCCGGACGGCAGCCTGGCCCTGGTGGCTGGCCCGGCGCCATAGCGCCCGGCTGACGCCTATTCGGCGTTAAAGTTTCATTTAGTTTCAATTTCCCGTTCCTAGCGGGGCCGCGGATTTCGTCTCAGGGATTGATAACGGTAATTATTTTCAATCCCTTTTGGACAGCCCATGCGAGCCAGATCGACCGCGTCCTCCCGCGCACCGCTTGTTCCCTTTATCCCCAACCGTTTCCTCCTGCCGCTGTTGGGGGCATGCGCGTGGCTAGGCGCCGCCTCGACGCAAGCAGCGCCGGTCGATATCGATATTCCATCCCAGAGCCTGTCACGCGCCTTGCATGAGCTTGGCAATCAGGCGCGGCTGCAGGTCCTGTATAGCCAGGACCTGGTCGAAGGCCTGCGCAGTCCGGGCGTACGTGGCCGCATGGAGCCAGCGGAGGCGTTGGAACGCCTGATAAACGGCCGCGGCATCCGCTATTCGATCCAGAACGACACGGTTACCCTGACCCCGCAGCCCCACACGGCCACGCTGCCGCCAGTACATGTCGTGGGGACCTTGCCCGACGCTGACACCTATGTCGCCACGGCCACACTGGCCGGCACCAAGACGGATACCCCGCTGATCGAAGTGCCGCAATCGATCTCGGTGGTCACGGCCGCGCAGATCCGGGAACAGAACCCGCAGACACTGGGCGATGCAGTGCGCTACATCCCTGGCATCGTGGTGCAGGAAGGCTTCAACCGCACCGATGACCCGTTCATCATTCGCGGCTTCGATGTCCGCACCAACCCGGGCGTCATGTTCCGCGACGGCCTGAAAGTGCCGCTACCGCATTACAGCGCGATGTCCGAGCCCTATGCACTCGATCGCATTGAAGTCGTGAAAGGCCCCGCGTCTGTCCTGTATGGCCAAGCCTCGCCTGGCGGGATCGTCAACGTGGTGTCGAAGCGGCCGACCGACACGCCCTTGCACGAACTGCAACTCAGCGGCGGCTCGCACAACAACAGGCAACTGGCGGGCGACTTCGGCGGCCCTCTCGATGACGCGGGGCGGCTCACTTACCGATTGACCGGCCTGGTGCGCGACGCCGACACCATGATCGACCATATTCCGGATGATCGTCTCTACCTGGCGCCCGCGCTCACCTGGCGCATTGCGCCCGACACCTCCCTGACCTTGCTTGCGAGCTACTTGAAGAACAAGACCATCAACAACGCCGGGTATCCGCTGGAAGGGTCGGTGCTACCCAATCCCAACGGCCGCATCGCGCGCGACCGTTTTACCGGCGAACCCGACTGGAGCAAGTGGAACCAGGAAGTGGGCAACGTGGGCTACCAATTCGCGCACCGCTTCAACGAAACATGGCAATTCAGGCAGAACCTTAACTACGCCCAATCCCGCAACCGGGTGAACCATGTGTACTGGAACACTTGGGTGCCCGGCAGCAATTTTTCGACAGCCGAACGCGGCGCCTACCGGCGCGACGACGACGCGCATGGCGTCAGCGTCGACAACCAGTTCGAAGCGAAGTGGGAGACTGGCCGTTTCAAACAGAACGTGCTGTTCGGCCTTGATTACACCGAGACTTCCTTCACGCGCAAGCAGTATGCCGGCTACAACAACCTGACGCCGATCAACTTCTTTGATCCCGTGTATGGGTCGTCCGTGGTCCTTCCGGCCGAGCCCAATACCTACACCAACGAGAAGCGCAGCCAGGTCGGCCTGTACCTGCAGGACCAGATCAAGTTCGACGACAAACTGGTACTGGTCCTCGGCGGCCGCTACGACAGCGCCGACAGCAAGACGCTCAACAAGCTCAATGACAGCAACACACGCACTGACGACAATGCGTTTACATACCGCGTCGGCTTGCTCTACCTGGCGGAAAATGGCGTGGCTCCGTACGTCAGCTACTCCACCTCATTCCAGCCTCAGACTGGCACTACCTCGCCCGCGCGCGGCACCGCCCCTTTCGACCCCACCAAGGGAAAACAATGGGAAGCTGGCGTGAAGTATCAGCCCAGCGGCTCGAACTCCTTCATCACCGCGTCCATATTCGAACTCACGCGTACCAACGTTCCCACGACCGATCCCGACAACTCCATCTACAACGTGCAGGAAGGCGAGGTCCGGTCGCGCGGTCTTGAACTGTCCGCTACCGCCAATCTGACTCCGGGATGGAACCTGATCGCGGCCTACACCTACACGGATGCCGAAATCACCAAGAGCAACTCCAACACGCTGGGCCGCACGCCCGAGGCCGTGCCGCGCAACATGGCCTCGCTTTGGTCCGACTACACCGTGCAATCCGGCGCGCTGGCAGGGTTGAATGTCGGAGCCGGCGTGCGCTACATCGGATCTTCCTTCAACGGCGCCAATACCGCCAAGGTCGGCGACTACACGCTGTTCGACGCTGCGCTGCGCTACGACCTTGGCGCGCGCAGCCCTGCGCTCAAGGGCTGGATGGCCGATCTGACCGTGCGCAACCTGTTCAACAAGGACTACGTGGCTTCGTGCACGTACGCCTGCTTCTTCGGAGAAAGCCGGACGGTGCTGGGCCGAGTGACGTATAAGTGGTAGCGGCCCGGCATCGCCTTGGCTGCCTTCCCCGGGGAACCGCCTCGCATTTCACATCAAAATCACAACCTACCAAAAGTAAGTTACTATTGGTAGGTTAACTATTTTGATGGAGTCGAGACGCCATGCATGCGCTCATTGTTGTCGCCCACCCCGATCCCGCATCGCTTACCCACGCGGTGGCACGACAGATAGCGGAAGGAATTTCCGCCTCTGATTCCCGGCATTCCTTCGAAATCGCCGATCTGGCCGCGGAAGGTTTCGATCCCAGATTCACCCAGCCGGATACGGCGCTGGCCATGGGCCGGGGCGAGCCGCTCGCGGAAGTCGCCGCGGAGCATGCGCGCCTGGAACGCGCGGATGCCCTGGTCCTGGTCTACCCCGTGTACTGGTGGTCTTTCCCAGGACTGCTCAAGGGCTGGATCGACCGGGTGTTCACCCAAGGCTGGGCCTATGAAGACGCGGACGGCAAGCTGGTCAAGAAGCTGCAGCGCCTCAAGGTGCATCTGGTGGCGCTGGGCGGGGCCAACCAGCGCACCTATGCGCGGCACGGCTACTTCGGCGCCATGAAGACGCAGATCGACCACGGCATCTTCGGCTACTGCGGCGCCCAAGTGGTCACGTCGGACTTGCTGCTGCCCTCGGACGCCGGTTTTCCCGCCGCGCATCTCGCGACCGCCCAGGCGATCGGCGGGAAGATTTTCTCCTCGCGTGCTGTAATCCGCGAGGAGGAAGTCGAACCATGACAGCAAAAGCACCAAGCACCGCCAAAGCCGCCACGCAGCGCCGGCTATCCCGCGACGAGCGCCAACGCCAGTTGCTCGATGTCGCCTGGCAACTGATCAGCGACGAAGGCACGGACGCGCTGACCCTGGGACGGCTGGCCGCGGAAGCTGGCATCACGAAGCCGGTGGCCTACGACCACTTCGGCACGCGCAATGGGCTGCTGGTGGCGCTGTATCAGGACTTCGATGTGCGCCAGACCGCGCTCATCGACGCCGCGATCGCCGCCAGCAAGCCGGCCTTGAAGGAAAAGGCCCGGGTCATTGCATCGGGCTACATCGAATGCGTCATGACCCAAGGGCGCGAGATTCCCGGCGTGCTGGCCGCGCTGAGCGGCTCGCCGGAACTGGCCGCCGTCAAGCACCAGTACCAGCAGGCTTTCATCGAAAAATGCCAGGCCATACTTGCGCCTTACGCCGGACCCGCGGGAATCCCGGCCGCCGGCATGTGGGCGATGCTTGGCGCGGCCGATGGCCTGGCGCACGCGGCCGTGGCCGGCGACATCAGCGTGGAACAGGCGCGCGACGAGTTGATGGAGACCATCTTGGCGATGGTCAAGCGCAGCAAATGATCCAGAGAAAACGCAGATCGCACTAAAGCAAGGACTCGCCGCCGCGCCCGCGCCCCCGGGCGCGGCGGCATCCCGCGTCTTATCGCTCAGCGCAGCGGCATCGCCACCGGACGCAGCGGCGCCGCATCGCCGCCGCGGATCTTCAGCGGTCCGCCGATGAAGGCGAATTCATAGACCTGGTCGCGCGACAACTCGTCCAGTGCCGCGAGCTCGATGATGGGTACGCCCTTCTGCGCCAGCAGATAGGTATGCAGCGGCACATAGTCGTCGGACACTTCAGAGGGGAAGGTCTCGAAGCTGAGATTGTCCGCCCCCAGGATCATGGCTCCGCCCTCCTCGACCAGGTAGCGCGCCGCGTCCAGGCCCATGCCTGGCGGCTTGGCCATGTAGGCCGCCGGATCGTTGTACAGCTTCATGCGGCCGGTGCGGATCAGCACGATGTCGCCCTCGCGCAGTTCGGTCTTCTGGCGCGCCAGCGCGGCCTTCAGGTCCTGCCGCGTGATGCGGTACTGGTCGGGCAGCATGTCCACGCCCTTGAGCGCGGCCACGTCGATCAAGACGCCGCGCGCCACCAGGGGCGGGAATTTTTCGATGCCGGTGCGCTTCCAGCCGCGGTCGCCCAGATGCTCGTCGGCACGGAAGCCGTTCCAGATCTTGCCGTGGATGCCAAAATGGTTGAGCGCGTCGATGTGCGTACCGGTGTGGCTGTACATCGAGAACGCCGTGCCGGTGTAGCTGCGCATGGCGTTCATGTCCTGGCCCACGCCCATGGGGTCGTCGACCTCCGTGCCACGCGGCGTGTGGGTCATCCAGAACTGGTAGTGGGGATCGCCCGCGTCCTGCCAGCTGGGCATGCCCACGTAGTATTCCGTGGCCAGGTCATAGACCTTGCCGCCGGCCACGCGCGACATGACCGCGGCGCGCGATTCGGGCGTGATCAGATTGAGGCGGCCGATTTCATCGTCCGGCCCCCAGGGGCTGATGCCAACCTCCTGGCCGGACGCGGGCGCCCGGGCAGGCGCGCCATGCGCGAAGACGTTGAAGCTGAGGGCGGCGCCCAGCGCCAGGCCGAGCAGTTTGCGGGTGTAGCGGATAGTCATGATGCACCTTGTGCGTGTGGCTGCCGTCCTGCGGACAGCAAAAAAAAGAAAAATGTGGACGATGGCCGGATACGCGACGATCAAGCGTCGGGCGAGGCCGGGATCAATGCCTGCAATCTGTCCCGCAACTCGGCCGTCGACATGGTCCGCAGGCGGGCCCGGTGCGGGCCGGCGATCAACGTAGGAATGGAATCGATGGCCAGCCGAGCGGCGGCCGCGCGGTCGGCCTGCACGCGTCGCAGCGCCTCTTCGCCCTGCATCAGTGCGGCGAATGCGCCGCGCTCGTGGCCCAGCCCGACGGCAATATCCAGCAGCTCGGCGCTATCGCCGACGTTGCGGTGCGCGCTCAGGTGAGCGTGCTGGATCGCGTCGAACATGTCCCAGTGGCCAGCCTCGCCGGCCAGCAGGTGGGCGGCCTGGCAGGCCAGCGCGCCGGCCATGCCGCTGGGATAATCGAATGGCTCGGCACGCATGCCCTCGACGTCGATGCGGGGCTGGTCGTCATGGCGGGCGCAGGCTTCCCAATGGCCCAGGATCACCTGCTTGGCGCGCTCCATCGAGCCAAACACCTGGCACATCTGTTCGGGCGAGTCCTGCAGCACGAAGCTGCGCTGGCGCACGGCAATGCCCAGTTCGGCAGCCACCTGGCGCAGGCGGGGAGACATTACATAGCACCAGCCGCAGACCACGTCATGGAAGAAGTCCACGGTCAGCGGCGCAGCGGGTGCGTAATCGGGTGTCGAAGTCATGTTGGCGTCCATCTCGTTTCAATGGACGCCAGCTTAAGGACGGGCCGGCGCGGGAGTAAGGTGTCCGCCGGCAGGACTTTATTAGCTGGCCGTCAACAATCGCCTTGCATCGCCGCCGGCAGGTGCGCCACCAGGAAATCCACAAAGGCCTTGACCTTGGGTTGCAGGTGGCGGCTGGTCGGATAGACCGCGTAGACATGGCGCGGCGCGGCCGGCAGCTGCGGCAACACGCGCACGAGCCGGCCGCTGGCGATGGCCGGCGCGGCCAGAAACGACGGCAGCGCGCCTATGCCCAGCCCCGCTTCCAGCAGATCCCGCAGCATCAGGCTGTTGTTGACCTGCACCTGCGCGGGTCCGGCCAGCGGATCCGCCTGCTGGCCGGTTTCCTCATCCGCAACGGCGCCAGGGCTTTCGGCCAGGCTATAGCTGAGGATGTCATGCCCCCGCAGCGCCTCCACGCTGTCCGGACGGCCGCGGCTGTCCAGGTAGGACGGCGCCGCGCACAGCACCTGCGTCAGCGACGCCAGCCGGCGCGCGATCAGCGACGAATCGTCCAGCTGGGCGCGCAGCCGGATCGACACATCGAAACCCTGCCCCACCGCGTCGACCAGCCGGTCCTCCATGGCCAGGTCCAG encodes:
- a CDS encoding LysR family transcriptional regulator translates to MDTFNYMRAFRRIVELGSLAKAAENLDMSSAGLSKQLRALESHLGAVLIQRTTRKMSLTDTGAAYYAECCRLLDELDALEKSVKRESRLVSGRLRVNAPVSFALSVLSPLLARFLRQYPDLRLDLAMEDRLVDAVGQGFDVSIRLRAQLDDSSLIARRLASLTQVLCAAPSYLDSRGRPDSVEALRGHDILSYSLAESPGAVADEETGQQADPLAGPAQVQVNNSLMLRDLLEAGLGIGALPSFLAAPAIASGRLVRVLPQLPAAPRHVYAVYPTSRHLQPKVKAFVDFLVAHLPAAMQGDC
- a CDS encoding TetR/AcrR family transcriptional regulator; this translates as MTAKAPSTAKAATQRRLSRDERQRQLLDVAWQLISDEGTDALTLGRLAAEAGITKPVAYDHFGTRNGLLVALYQDFDVRQTALIDAAIAASKPALKEKARVIASGYIECVMTQGREIPGVLAALSGSPELAAVKHQYQQAFIEKCQAILAPYAGPAGIPAAGMWAMLGAADGLAHAAVAGDISVEQARDELMETILAMVKRSK
- a CDS encoding NAD(P)H-dependent oxidoreductase, translating into MHALIVVAHPDPASLTHAVARQIAEGISASDSRHSFEIADLAAEGFDPRFTQPDTALAMGRGEPLAEVAAEHARLERADALVLVYPVYWWSFPGLLKGWIDRVFTQGWAYEDADGKLVKKLQRLKVHLVALGGANQRTYARHGYFGAMKTQIDHGIFGYCGAQVVTSDLLLPSDAGFPAAHLATAQAIGGKIFSSRAVIREEEVEP
- a CDS encoding DsbA family protein — protein: MDANMTSTPDYAPAAPLTVDFFHDVVCGWCYVMSPRLRQVAAELGIAVRQRSFVLQDSPEQMCQVFGSMERAKQVILGHWEACARHDDQPRIDVEGMRAEPFDYPSGMAGALACQAAHLLAGEAGHWDMFDAIQHAHLSAHRNVGDSAELLDIAVGLGHERGAFAALMQGEEALRRVQADRAAAARLAIDSIPTLIAGPHRARLRTMSTAELRDRLQALIPASPDA
- a CDS encoding cyclase family protein, with the protein product MTIRYTRKLLGLALGAALSFNVFAHGAPARAPASGQEVGISPWGPDDEIGRLNLITPESRAAVMSRVAGGKVYDLATEYYVGMPSWQDAGDPHYQFWMTHTPRGTEVDDPMGVGQDMNAMRSYTGTAFSMYSHTGTHIDALNHFGIHGKIWNGFRADEHLGDRGWKRTGIEKFPPLVARGVLIDVAALKGVDMLPDQYRITRQDLKAALARQKTELREGDIVLIRTGRMKLYNDPAAYMAKPPGMGLDAARYLVEEGGAMILGADNLSFETFPSEVSDDYVPLHTYLLAQKGVPIIELAALDELSRDQVYEFAFIGGPLKIRGGDAAPLRPVAMPLR